One genomic window of Haloferax mediterranei ATCC 33500 includes the following:
- a CDS encoding universal stress protein, giving the protein MYLVAYDGSQLANAALSRAETFATQTGQEVLAVAVVPDDAAYAVEAGWVPKKESFDRNAVVSELHRTAVKVAPSASFRSLSTGRNPAPGNIVAKLKDVAHEEKASIVFVGSENAGRVVVPLVSIGGNVASDDDFDVHIIRHAPPHIRNRYPKSEFYLS; this is encoded by the coding sequence ATGTATCTCGTCGCCTACGACGGTTCCCAGTTGGCGAATGCTGCCCTCTCGCGAGCGGAGACGTTCGCTACGCAGACGGGTCAAGAGGTCCTCGCTGTCGCTGTCGTTCCCGACGATGCAGCGTACGCCGTCGAGGCGGGGTGGGTCCCGAAGAAAGAATCCTTCGACCGAAACGCCGTCGTCAGCGAACTCCACCGAACTGCGGTGAAGGTAGCGCCATCGGCGTCGTTCCGTTCGCTTTCGACCGGTCGGAATCCCGCACCAGGAAACATCGTCGCGAAACTCAAGGATGTCGCTCACGAGGAAAAGGCATCCATCGTATTCGTCGGCAGCGAGAATGCAGGGCGAGTCGTCGTTCCGCTCGTCAGCATCGGCGGGAACGTCGCGAGCGACGACGACTTCGACGTACACATCATCCGGCACGCGCCGCCGCACATCCGCAACCGATACCCCAAATCGGAGTTCTATCTCTCCTGA